ACTCGGTCTCCGCGGTGAGCGCCCTGGCCGGGCTGTTCACGGACCGGGCCCGGATGGCCGCGCTGCTCGCCGGCGCCCCGGCCGACTCCCTCGAGGTGCTGGAACGCCTGGTGTGGGGGCCACCGTACGGGCAGGTCACCGCCGATCCTGCGCCCCGGCTGCGCTGGCTGCTGGACCGGGGGCTGCTGCTGCCGACGGCGCCCGGGACGGTCGTCCTGCCGCGCGAGGTCGCCCTGCATCTGCGGCGGGGGCTGGCGCACCGGACGCCCGAGCCCGTGCCGCCGGTCGTGGAGGCGGCCGCCGTTCACCGTCCACAGGTTGTGGACAGCACCGCCGCCGGGCAGGCGTACACCGCACTCGCGACCGTCGAGGAGCTGCTGAAGGACTGGGACGAGGGCGGGCCGGCGGTGCTGCGGGCCGGTGGGCTGAGCATGCGGGATCTGAAGCGGACCGCGGTCGCGCTCGACGTATCGGAGCCGGTGGCCGCGTTCTGGGTGGAACTGGCGTACGCGGCGGGCCTGATCGCCTCGGACGGCGAGGCCGACGAGCGGTACGCGGCGACCCCGGCGTACGACGAGTGGCGGGAGCTGCCCGCCGCCGAGCGCTGGTCGCGGCTGGTCACGGCATGGCTCGCGGCGACCCGGACGGCCGGTCTTGTGGGCGGGCGCGACGCGAAGGAGCGTACGTTGTCCGCGCTCGGGCCGGGCCTGGACCGCTCGGCGGCGCCCGAGGTACGACACCGGGTGCTGACTCTGCTGGCCGGGCTGCCGGAGGGCGCCGCGCCGGCAGCCGCGTCGGTGCTGGCCAGGCTGCGCTGGGAGCGGCCCCTGCGCGGTGACCGGCGCGAGGACGATCTGCGCGGCCGGCTCGCCGAGTGGGCCCTGTCCGAGGCGGAGCTGCTGGGCGTCACGGGCCGGGGCGCGCTGTCGGCCCAGGGCCGGGCGCTGCTGGGCGCGCCCGCGGCCGGCGCGCCGGGCCCGGAAGCGGAGCCCTCCGGTCCGGGCGACAAGCTGCCCGTCCACCACCACCATCACCGCCCCGCCCCGCTCGCTCCCCTCTCCGCCGCCGAACAGGCCGTCGCCTCCGCCGCCGCGGCCCGGCTGCTCGCGCCGCTGCTGCCCGAGCCGCTGGACCACGTGCTGCTCCAGGCCGACCTGACGGCGGTGGCGCCCGGACCCCTGCGGCGGCCGCTCGCGGACGTGCTGGGTGTGCTGGCGGACGTCGAGTCCAAGGGCGGGGCCACCGTCTACCGGTTCACGCCCGGCTCGGTGCGCCGCGCGCTGGACGCCGGGCAGGCCGCCTCCGACCTGCACGCCTTCCTTGCCGCACACTCCCGTACGCCGGTGCCGCAGCCGCTCGCGTACCTGATCGACGACGTGGCCCGCCGGCACGGCCATCTGCGCGTCGGCGCGGCCTCGGCGTACGTGCGCTGCGACGACGACGCGGTGCTCAGCGAGATCCTCGCCGACAAGCGGGCCGCGGGGCTCGGGCTGCGCCGACTGGCCCCTACCGTGCTGGCCGCGCAGGCCGACCCGTCGGGGCTGCTGGAGGGCTTGCGGGCGATGGGGTTCGCGCCGGCCGCCGAGTCGGCCGAGGGCGATGTGCTGATCACCCGCGCCCTGGCCCACCGCACCCCGCCCCGCACCGCGCCCGAGCCGGTCCCGGACGGCCCGCCGGTCCCCGACGACACCCTCCTCGCGGCCGCGCTGCGCGCCATCCGGGCCGGCGACCTCGCCTCCACCACCCCGCGCAAGCCTGGTGCGGTTCCCGCGGTCAACGGCGAGCTGCCCCGCACCGGTGCCGCCGAGACCCTCGCCACCATGCAGGCCGCCGTCCTGACCGGCGAGACGCTGTGGATCGGCTACGTCAACGCCGAGGGGGCCGCCAGCCAGCGGGTCATCGCCCCGGTCCGCGTCGAGGGCGGCTTCGTCACGGCGTACGACCACACCGCGGACGAGGTCCGCACGTACCCGCTGCACCGGATCACCGGGGTCGCGGAGCTCGCCGACGACGCGGGCTGACGGCCGCTCGCGGCCCGTGTCACCCGTTCGGGTGCAGGCGGGCGTTCATGCACGCCACGCCGGGCAATTCCCACGCTCGGGCGACCTTTCCGGGCGTGCCGCATCACGTCGTGCGCGCGAGGGCAGCCACCGGGTGTCCTGTGAGCTTCGCCGAAAGGAAGTCCCCACATGCGCGCTGTCCGTCGAGTCGCCGCCGTCCTGACCGCCGCCGCCCTGATGACGTTCGGAGGGCTGGCCACTCCCGCCTCCGCGGTGGGCATCGACATCGCCGGCCTCGTCATCGAGACACCGCAGATCTGATCCGCTCCCGCGCACTCCCAGGGCCGGCCCAGGTGTCCCCGGGCCGGCCCGCGGTGCGGTGTCCCCCGTCCCTCAGCCGTGAAAGGCCCTGCCGTCCTCATGCGTGAGAACCTGCCCGCCGTCGCTCTCTGTACCGTCGCGCTCGTGGGGGTGCTCGCGCCCTCCGCCGCCGCGGCCCCCGCGCTGCCGCTGCCCCTGCCGGTCGCCGGTGTGGAGCCGCTGGTCACCGAGGGGGTCTCCATCGAAGGCCCGCTGGTCAACAACGTCAGTCTGCCCACGCTGAAGTAGCGCGGCGCGTCCGGTAGCTGTCGCCGTCCAGCCGCACGATCTCGGCGTGATGGGCGAGGCGGTCCGTCATCGCCGGGGCGGACGGGCCGAAGACCTCGTCCCAGCGGCCGAGCGGGCGGTCGCTGGTCACGATCAGCGAGGCCCGTTCGTAGCGGTGCGCGACGAGCTGGAAGAACAGGCCCGCGGTCGCCGCGTCGAAGGGCGTGTAGCCGACCTCGTCGACGATCAGGAGGGGGTGATCGTCGAGAGCGGTCAGCTCCGCGGCGAGCCGGCCGGCGGCCCGGGCGTCTGCGAGCCGGGCGGCCCACTCGGCGGCGGTCGCGAACAGCACCCGGTGCCCGGCCTGGCAGGCGCGGACGCCCAGGGCGACGGCCAGATGGGTCTTGCCGGTGCCGGGCGGACCGACGAAGACCACGTTGTGCCGGGCGGTGACGAAGTCCGCCTTCCCGAGCCGGGCCACGGTCTCCCGGTCGAAGTCCCGGGGGTGCCGCTGGTCGAAGTCCTCCAGCACCTTGCGCGCCGGAAAGCCGGCGGCACGGATCCGGGCCTCGGCGTCGGTGTCCGGGTCGGGCCGCGGCGACACGACGACGGCGGCCGCCGGGGCCGTCCCGGGTTCCGGCTTCGTCTGCGGCCGGCTTTCGTGGTGGTGCGCCTGTGCCTGTGCCTGCGCGGGTGCGGGTGCGGGTGCGGCCGGTGAGCGGTCGGCGTGTGCGCGGTCCGTGTGGGCGACCATCGGGCCCGACATGTAGGCGAGGATCGCCGCCGAGGCGATGAACGCCATGTGGATCACCGTCCCCCACAGCAGGGCGTGCTGGGAGGTGTGGTGGACGTCCACGAACATCTGGAGCAGGTGCACGGAGGAGATGCCCACG
This is a stretch of genomic DNA from Streptomyces hawaiiensis. It encodes these proteins:
- a CDS encoding helicase C-terminal domain-containing protein, with the protein product MSTEDRPPAPRSLAEALRARGDAALGALLRSRPDLITPVPTDLTQLATRAGTRASVVRALERLDRFALQTAEALAVAADPASYGELLGLMAGDDADPAVVAALPHALDVLREQALVWGDDDRLRLVRTARELLAPSPQHPSPTGLGPSVQEATAGMSPGRIQEIVTAAGLASTHDSVSAVSALAGLFTDRARMAALLAGAPADSLEVLERLVWGPPYGQVTADPAPRLRWLLDRGLLLPTAPGTVVLPREVALHLRRGLAHRTPEPVPPVVEAAAVHRPQVVDSTAAGQAYTALATVEELLKDWDEGGPAVLRAGGLSMRDLKRTAVALDVSEPVAAFWVELAYAAGLIASDGEADERYAATPAYDEWRELPAAERWSRLVTAWLAATRTAGLVGGRDAKERTLSALGPGLDRSAAPEVRHRVLTLLAGLPEGAAPAAASVLARLRWERPLRGDRREDDLRGRLAEWALSEAELLGVTGRGALSAQGRALLGAPAAGAPGPEAEPSGPGDKLPVHHHHHRPAPLAPLSAAEQAVASAAAARLLAPLLPEPLDHVLLQADLTAVAPGPLRRPLADVLGVLADVESKGGATVYRFTPGSVRRALDAGQAASDLHAFLAAHSRTPVPQPLAYLIDDVARRHGHLRVGAASAYVRCDDDAVLSEILADKRAAGLGLRRLAPTVLAAQADPSGLLEGLRAMGFAPAAESAEGDVLITRALAHRTPPRTAPEPVPDGPPVPDDTLLAAALRAIRAGDLASTTPRKPGAVPAVNGELPRTGAAETLATMQAAVLTGETLWIGYVNAEGAASQRVIAPVRVEGGFVTAYDHTADEVRTYPLHRITGVAELADDAG
- the istB gene encoding IS21-like element helper ATPase IstB produces the protein MAKVQNPTTTTLGYALFATRWLQAPLYFGLVAAQGVYVYKFFKELWTLILMCVSGHATETYVMLAVLKLVDVVMIANLLIMVIVGGYETFVSRIGLQGHRDQPEWLSHVNSNVLKVKLATAIVGISSVHLLQMFVDVHHTSQHALLWGTVIHMAFIASAAILAYMSGPMVAHTDRAHADRSPAAPAPAPAQAQAQAHHHESRPQTKPEPGTAPAAAVVVSPRPDPDTDAEARIRAAGFPARKVLEDFDQRHPRDFDRETVARLGKADFVTARHNVVFVGPPGTGKTHLAVALGVRACQAGHRVLFATAAEWAARLADARAAGRLAAELTALDDHPLLIVDEVGYTPFDAATAGLFFQLVAHRYERASLIVTSDRPLGRWDEVFGPSAPAMTDRLAHHAEIVRLDGDSYRTRRATSAWAD